Proteins from one Nicotiana tabacum cultivar K326 chromosome 23, ASM71507v2, whole genome shotgun sequence genomic window:
- the LOC142177091 gene encoding uncharacterized protein LOC142177091 translates to MSVPPRINEGQSTIIPPLFNEKYYSWWKERMENFLMAEDYELWTIVKRGPLTPIKQNGQNKTVPKDSSEFVAEDFRMVEKNAKAKKILICGLGHDEYNCISASSNAKKIWNALQTSHEGTNQVKRSRIELIMWNYELFSVKEFELIQEMMTRFTIITN, encoded by the coding sequence ATGAGTGTCCCACCTAGGATTAACGAAGGACAATCAACTATCATACCACCTCTGTTCAACGAAAAATACTACAGTTGGTGGAAGGAAAGAATGGAGAATTTTCTGATGGCTGAAGACTATGAACTATGGACAATTGTGAAACGAGGACCACTAACTCCCATCAAACAAAATGGGCAAAATAAAACGGTTCCCAAAGACTCCTCTGAATTCGTGGCAGAAGATTTCAGAATGGTGGAGAAGAATGCAAAGGCCAAGAAGATCCTCATCTGTGGTCTTGGTCATGATGAGTACAACTGTATATCTGCATCCTCTAATGCAAAGAAGATCTGGAATGCACTTCAAACTTCTCATGAAGGAACAAATCAAGTGAAGAGATCAAGGATTGAATTGATTATGTGGAACTATGAGCTCTTCTCCGTGAAGGAGTTTGAACTCATCCAGGAGATGATGACTAGGTTTACCATAATAACAAATTAA